The genomic region CTAGACTAGGTGAGCTGCCTCTGCCCCGGGGCAGGGAAGCGAGGCCCTCTGGGAGGAGGGTGCTCAGCTCCAGGGCAGGATGGGACTTTCCCCAGGTAGGAAGCGCCTGATGTAGAGCTGCCCAGCTCTCCTACAAGTTTAGTGCCCTCCACTTAGGGAAGCCTGAACCACAGGGTGCCTGAGGGGCTTCGACAAAAAGTATTTGTCCCGGGTAGAGTAGCAGTGCGCCATGGCGCTTCTTGTGCCCTAAAGGGGACTGGCTCCTGTGATCTTCTAAGGGGCCCAGGGCCAACCCTGTAGGCTTCCCCTCTGCTGGGGACAGTCgttgcttttctctctcctgatGCTAGGTTGGGAGCACCCTGCTCCCCATTCCTGCTAGGACCTGCCAGTGCCCAAGCTTGCTTTCCACATTCTCTTGGGATACAGAGACCTAGACCTGTCTTTGGGGCCATTAGCATCTGGGGTTAGCAAGAAGAGTGGGGAGcatggaactcctgggctctcgTGGGGACGTTCAGGGTATCGGGGTGGGAGGTCTGTCTGCACTGGCCTCCCCGATCTAACCAGGCCCTGATGTAGGGGCCCTCTGCTCAGGCTGCCCCCTTGGGCTCTTGCAGCTCTTGTTCAGGTAGTGGCCCTTCTGGTTTGTTCTCTGTGGGGCAgttggtgggggctgggggaaaaGGCTGGCAGAAGTTACcctgggtggggaagggggaggaggggactCTTAGAGCCAGCAGGCCCCactgtattatgtatatatttttcaaggTCTGTTTTTCTAACTGAAAAGCTAAGGGCTTGATTCCTAGCCCCGTTCTGTGGGGCACTGGGTGATACTCAGTTTCTTGTTCCTGGTCATGGAGAGGGGCCTGGGGCACTGGTTCCAGCTGTGTCTGGTGGTCCGGCTGCGGGGAAGGGGCAAAAAGGCAGGCAGGCCCCTTCACTGCAGTGCCGAGCCTCAAATCCACTCTGGAGCatgaggctggatgcagtggtggtGAGGCTGCACCTGCTCCATCCCGAGGCAGCCAGGCTTTGTTTTGCGCTCTTCTGTCACAAATGCTGCACTATTGGTTCTTAAGTTTTTTATCTCCAGATCCTAATTTATGcctatgcaaaaaataaatgatgCCCAAGAGCTGTGGGATGTGGCCTACATGTGGCTTTTGCATATTACCTAGGGCACCTGCTCTTGGGCAGAAGAGGAAATGACCTTTGCACATCACCTAGGGCAGCTGCTTTTgggcagatgaggaaatggattCTTGGCCGAACGAATGTCACCGAAGACTTATTCCTAAAGTTCAGACACCCACAACTTTCAGCTAAAGCCCAGTTGTGGTGGGGGCAGGGCCTGGCGCAGGCCTTCTCCAGTGTCTGTGGGTTAAGGGCTGGCATGAGGAAGAAGTGAGGTGGCTTTATTAGTTGTCATTGATAGCCCCATCACAAAGGGTGTGGCGGGGTGGCGGGGGGGGGTGCCTTCCTGTCTCTCAGTGCCACTGAACAGCAGCAGAAAAAGTTACACTTACCTACCGGCCATGTCCGCTTGGAGTACAGTGATTCTCCTCCATGGGAATTCGCTGTTTGCCTCTTGGACCTGTGGCTGGGAAGGGACAAGGAGGTAGGTCCCTTGAACAGCCAGCAGCTGCCAAGTCGAGGAGAAAAACAGGCCCTGACCTTTCCCACAGATAGCTCCCCAGACCTGGTTCGGGTGGTTCTATAGCCTGACCCTGGAGCCTCTCACACTGTGGTACCTGGCCCAGGGCTGCTCCTCATCATGGCTGAGAAAACAAAGTCAGGAACCCAGTCAGTAGGGAGGGCTGTGGAGATAGCCACAAGAGAGGAGCTGGGTGGGGCACAAATCCAGCCCCCAAAGCCTTGGCcaatgcctcagcctcttgggagACAGCTGGTCCTGTGCTCACTCCCCTTCCCTAACACCTGCTCTGCCTCTGGCACCATCTCAACAAAGGAGACGTCCCCGTGCAGCACCAATAAGCAAGCCCCTGAAAGTTGCCACACACTGTGGCAATAGCCCAGAGCCTGGGCTGGGCACGTGCCCTCTGCCCATCTGTACATTCAGATCCTACTGGGTCCTCACAGCACAGCCCTCACACTGCTGGCTCCACAGTACTTCCCCCAACCCAACTAAATTTATGCTGCCCCTGTGCATGGCATATTCATTCCTGTGACCTTCTCTGTGCCAGGGTGGCCGATAAGCCAGAACAGTCCTGACTATGGAGTCAGGGGTCTGGACATCCCCATCCCACCATCAATCACAGGCCTTACTCCTGGGAAGGACGCCACAAACACCTGCTGCACACACAGAAGGGTCAGGCCTTGCCATTCGAGGTGATTGGATTAACAATTTTATTCTGCATCTGCTACAAAAGGGCTGGTGTTTTGTTCCAAATGTTTAGCTGGGAGGGCTGTAGGGACCCCGCTACCCCCGTTAAACACAGTAAAGCATGGATCCAGTCAGCCCCCTGCTGGCAGGTGTGGGCCTGGCAGCTACACAAATCCAACCCCACCCTCCTGAGTACGGccagaggccaaggtggtcgcCAGAGCTCCTGAATCCCAAGAATGGTTCTGGCAAGTACTGCTGCTTGTAGGGGCAAAGAGTTAAAATGAGGTTCTGCCATGGCTAAGCCTTGTGGAAACCCAGACCCCACAGCCCCTCCCATGCCGGGGGCTCAATGCCAGAGGCTTGTTATGGAGGCACCAGCAAGTAGTGGCCCTGTAAGCAGGGCCAGAGTCAGGAGAGACAGCAGGAGGGAAGCAGCCTAGAGACAGAGGACTGGGCTGGGGCCAGCGGACACACAGGAGCCTGCCTGGGAAAAGCCGGGTGGCAAGGCTGGCACGGGAATGTACACCTGCTGGTGACACTTCTGAGCTTCAGTTCCCTTAACTAGAAAAACGGAacaggcccggtgcagtggctcacacctgtaatgccaaaactttgggaggctgaggcaggcggatcacaaggtcaggagatcgagaccatcctggctgacatggtgaaaccctgtgtctactaaaatacaaaaagttagctgggtgtgatggcgtgcgcctgtagtcccagctactcaggaggctgaggcagaatcgcttgaacctgggaggtggaggttgcagtgagcagagatcacgccactgcactccagcctggcaacagagcgagactcagtctcaaacaaaaagaaaaagaaaaacacaacatcGACCTCAGGGGCAGTTGCTGGGAATGTCAACAGGAGCGTGCGAGACCCCTGGCAGTCTCAGCCACAGCTCTCCTTTCGAGCCTGCCCAGGGCGCAGAGGTGGCAGGGTGGCTAACGGCGTGCAGACCACTCACTGAGCAAGCCCTTCCTGTGTGCAGCACACCCCAGGGCCTCACATTCTCTGAATCCACACAACCTTGATGTATGGCTTTGCCtcttgtagatgagaaaactgaggttcagagaaggttGATAAGCTTGTCCCGTGTCACCAGCTGGTGAGGGAGCCTGAACACGGAAGCCACGCCTGCCTGACCGGGGAAGCTGGGCTCCTCACAGCACTACCCTGCTCCCAGCTGTTGCCAGGGGCCCCAGGGCAGGCAGAGCAACTGCGTTCCCGTGGCAGCACCTCCACCTggaggggctgggcagggagcATCACACTGTCAACTTGgaacaaacttttattttgaatgcTGGTCTGATCAGTCCATGGCCGGGGTAGGTGGTAACTAGAAACAgctggaaggaggggaggagaggggaccAGCAGTCCGCaagcaggaggaaaggaaagggggacAGGAGGAGGCAAGGCTGAGGAAGGACCCAGCCAGCTGGGTGTCTGCCCCGGCTAGAGAAGGAACCACCCCCGCCCACCAGCCTACCCTACATCTGTAGATTCAGTGCAGAGGTCAGTCCAGGTGGGTTCAGGCCCATGCCCCCTTCTCTGGCCTGCACAGTCCCACCCCAGGCAGGGGTTCTTCCAGAGGGCTAAATGCTCTGTGCTAACCCTGGAAGTGTCTTTTCACTAACCCCTACCTGCCCTCCCCATGCTCCAGTTGTCTTTTAAACCTGGAGCTCAGGCCTCACTACTGTGCTCCTGTAGCAGCCACGGAGGTGACGTGATGGGGAAGATGGGGTTTTAGTCTCAGCCTAGCTCAGGGGAacatccctccacccctccaacAGGAGGTGCTAGAAAACATGATCCTGAGCAGACCCAGACACCCTTTTGGTAACCAGTGCCTGAGGCCCAACAAGAAGCGGGGTGAGGGGAGGCTCCAGGCCGGGCAGATCAGCAAAAGCTGAGGGCAGCCAGGGCTGGCCCAGGCAAACACAGGATTGTCTCCAAGGGGAAACCCACCAGCTGTCTTTGGGTCGGTGGCCAGGgccagggtcagggtcagggtcagagCCCGGGCCCGGGATGGGGAGAGTCCTACAATCCCATCACTACTCCCCTCCACGTGTCTCCAGGTTATAACCAGAGAGCTTTTGGCATGATGACCTGTTTGTGGGCTTAAAgggaaaaaggaggagagagTAAAGGAGAAGCCACTACTTTCTCTCTGTTAAAATGCCCAAGTCCTAGACTGTGGGTTCCTGCTCTGGCAGCAGCAGACACCAAATCCCAGAAGCCCCTCCACCCAGTCTGTCTCCATGGAAGGGGCCCCTGAGTGCCAAGAGGAGCAGCAAGATAGGAGAGCGGCTCCTTCCCCTCCTGACATCCCCTGACGGCCCCGAGGATTCTCAAAGAGACAGACATGCAGACAGGCAGCcgtggagaagaaaagagaggctgATATGGCCCTGGGGGTGGCACTcctgcaccacacacacacacacaatagagagagacagagacatataataaacagaataaaaactaaGGGCCCAGATGTACAAAAAATGTGAGAGTGAGGAAGAAGGTGGGGAGGACAGTGGGAGATGGTCAGTCCTCCAGGTCTGGCTGCCTTCCTCAGCTTATAAATTACAACCCCCCTGGaaaatgggggtgggggcaaTGCGGAGGCTCCGGCTGTGGCCTGAGCAGGAGGGCTGGGTGGCGGTCATAGCTGCTCTGCCCATCTGGTGGAGCGGTGGCCAGAGTATGATGACCCCTTGGGTGGTGGGGTGGGCCAGGAGAAGGTTCAGCAGCCGCTGGCAGGAGTCACACAGGCCCcctgggacttcaccttgtggcGCTGGCCCCCTCGTCGCCGGCCTCCACTGCTGGGCTTAGgctgaaagagagagaaggagcttGAGAAGCACTGGCCCATCAGGAGCAGGGCCAGAGAGCAGAGGGGCTGAGCAGCAGGGAGAGGGGGACGGAAGATGCATGAGCAGGCAGCGTGGTCTGTCTTCACCCCAGCCTGCTCAGGAATTTCCTGGGCCACTCTGCATGCAACACCTCCCCTCTGTCTCTAAAATGGAGCCAGTGCCTGCCCTGCCTTCCTAACAGGGTGGGTAGGACACATGTGATGAGGGTGTGAGAAGCGGATGTTCAGAGAAGCACAAagcagagcaggagagacagaaaggaagcgAACGAACCAGAGGAAAGACCCAATAGGAGACAGGTAACAGAATGGACAGACAGATCCAGGCATAGCCTCCTTTTCCAATGAGGGGACAACGGAGAAAGATGCTGGGGAGAGGGGTGCAAGGGGCACCAGGCCTTCAAAACGCCAGGAGAGTGCCTGCAGGAGACAGCTGGCAGGAGAGGCCAGGTAAGAGGCTCACTGGCACATCCCAAGGCCACCTGCCCTTCAGGATGTGTGCACGTCAGGGACGGGACAGAGGAGGACCCTCTAAGGCAGTGTCTCTCAAACCTGCTGGACTGCAGTGCACACATATATCACCTGGACACTCACACCAGCAATACTTGCAAGACTTACTACGAAAGGGAAGCTTCGacatttttctgttctgttttatttcattaaaaccaAATGCTAGTTAGGGCCAATTAAACTGGTTTCAGGTGGGCTGTATTCCCTGATTTGGAAAGCACTGCCTTATAGCTTCTAGAGACAAATGCCTCACACTTAGGAGCACTTCAGTGCCAGAGTTGTTGAGGAGACCTTGTAGCCAAGCTTGAGGCTTGCCTACATGTCACCCTCACCAAATCAGGGTAGAAGCCAcagcccccaccaccatgccaaagCCACGAGGGGCCCACGCTCACCTGAGGCTGGAGACTGCTGGACGCAGCTGGCTGCCCAGCCCCTAGACAGGAAGCTTCATCTCCAGGTGGGGGTGCTCCTACTGCTGGCCCGCCAGATGGGCCCCCCTCGTCTCGTTTCGTCAGGGGGCCCTTTTTCGTCGACTGCATTTTAATCTGCTGGGGCTTGGAGTTCATCGGGGAGTTGTTGGTGGTCTGGAGCAGCTGTGGGAGCCATagagagaggctgaggctggagctgcAGGGCAGTGGCACTGGCTTGGctacccccccacccccagcccccttcTCCCAGGGACTCCTCATTCCTTGATCTTGCCAGTTCAGGGCAAGACGGATGGCAGGAAGGACATGACAGGAGGCAGTGGGGATGAAGAGGCATTCTCATCCCCGCTCAGTAGCCCAGGACTGCTATGGCCCTGGGCTCATGCCTCActtcctgcctctgcccagcCCAGAAAGGCTCCATCCTCTTCTCTGCTACAGCTGTTGTTCCTACAGGGAAATCGGTGAACCTTGCTCCCACCTCCCACTCAGTCCAGGCCCCAGAGCCCAGAGCCTGCACAGAACCTGGCAAGTGGAGCTCCGGGCTCTCGTTGCTAAGCTGGTGGAGACTCCTCAGAGAGTGAGCTGCAGCTCCAGCCCCAGGACCCCTGCTGCTGCTCCCATAACAAAAGTCTAGGGCAAGTGTTAACTCCAGGCCTCCCAAAGAGACCAAGTCAATGTCTCATCAGCTGGAAACATTTGAAGTTTGGCTATCAGAAATCTTGAAAGCTGTCAGCCAGAACTGACTGACTTGCAATCTTCCCTTGTGGCCCAAGTTCTCTCTCATACAAAGCACAAAAGAAGCCCAGTGAGTCCCAGAGAACATTACAATGTTTGCTGCAGGCTTGGCCAAACTCAGCAGTCCCAGGAGCATGTAGGTCTTCGAGGACATCTGTAGCCCCAGGGTGACCATGCCTTGCCTTTTCTAGAGGCAAGGTCAGCCAAAGACTGATTCCAAGATCTCAGATAGGCTGGGGCCAGTACCTCCTTTGTACGGAGCAGGGGTCAAACCCCTCTACCAAATGCCCCTCCAAGACCCAGGGTAAGGTCTGCAGTGGGCAAGTGTCCAGGACACACAAACAGCTTAAGCCCCAAGAGAACTGAGGCCCATAACCCCCTGCACTCACTCCAACCAGACCTCTGCTCTGAGAGGAGACCTTAGGCATGGCCCCAGCGAGGCCACAGGAACCTGTGATAGCACCTTGGGGGCTGAGCCTGGCTGGGCCCAGACTTTCCGTCACCAGTTTTCTATGGAAAACCATACCCCAACCCTACCTTCTCCTCTCCATGGTCACCACCACTGCCCAAGACAGGAGGCCACGGGATACCTCTAAGGGAGTAGAGAGATGGCACCAAGGCTATACCTCAGTGGGTCCAGCTCTCCCATGGCAATGACTAAACCTCTGCCCTGTGATCAGGGTGGCCCCTGAGTGCTTCCTGGAGGCAGGCAAGGTCTGCCCTGGCCATACCTTGGTGATGGTGCCGACAGCCTTGGTGCGGCCTTCCCGGAACACCAGCCGCTGGTCTATGTGCAGGTACTCAGGGGTCTTGATGAAGCGGAAATGTACAGTGGCCTTGTCCCCAGTGCGCAGACAGTCCTTGTCCATGCTCAGAATGGTGGCTGTCTGCCTGATGCTCCCACAGTGCACTGTCAAGGGAGCCAGAGGTCAGGATAGGCTGGAGCCACCTGGTGGCTTCAGgacaagggaggcagtgagtgaaaGCATGAAATACGCTTAAGCTGTGGAGGGGTGGGGGCTTATCTCTGGGGCTACAGACCCCCGTGAAGCCTGCTCTTGGCTCTGATCCTGCCTTACCATCTCCCACATTTTCCTCCAGCTAATGCCCACCCatcatcccccacccccaggccctgTGCAGACAAGGGTCCAAgttcctgggattacagcacaCTCTGCACATGCGCCTCCTCACTGGACTGTGGGCTTCTGCGGGGAAGGATCCTTGCCCATCTACCTCATCTTTGTTCCCGGCACCTTAGCAACACCGCTGGGCACCCAGCAGCATTCAGCAGACCTTGCTGAAGGAATGCATGTGAGGTCCCTGAGGACAGGTCTGGGCCTCAGAGCCCAGCCCTCAGTGTTTGTGGGAAGGAATCAACACTGTGGCTCATGGGTGGAACAGAAGGAACGGCATCACTAAACAGGAAGGAGACCCACCGCCCAGCTGCAGCTGGAACTAGGGGGCCTGGGTTGCTGGAGCACCTTCTGAGGGGAGCTAGCACGAGGGCCTCCTGGGCTGGCAGGGCCTTAGACACCTACCCATGGCCTGGTAGCGCGGGCTAATTGTGGTGGGGTGGTGGAGGACGAGAATCtcggcctcaaactcccaggagGCTTGGGGATTCAAACGTGGGGAAACCATCACCATGCCCTTCCGGATGGACGAGCGCTTGATCTGAAAGAAAGAGGGAGCCCCAGCCCTCAGGGACAATGATGCCTTCTGATTTCACCCCTGGTCCCAGGGACCAAGAGTCTTTCTAGGGATAGGGACCACCCCAACTCTGCCTGGTTTCCTCACCACCTGGACCACAGGTCTTCTAGGGTGGACAGCACGAGCAGCCTCAGTGCTCCATGGGAAGACTCAACACTACTACTGGGGTTCAGGAAGGCTTCATGCGGGAATCAGCACTTCAGCTGCTGGGCCATGAAGGACGAATGAGGAAGCAAAGGCAGGCAAGCATTCACGGGGAAGGAACAGGTGAGCATGACCTGACCACTGTGGGGAAGAAAGTCCTACTTTTCCTGGTTAATTTAGTTGGTGGCTAAAGGTAGGTGACCCCAGAACTAGAACCCACCCCAAACCCCAAGAGATAGAAGGCTGAATGGGAAGAGGATTTGGCACAGATCCCAATGGCCCTATGTAGAAGGATCCTTGCACAGCAaggatacttctttttttttttttttttttttttttttttttttttgagaaggagtcttgctctgtcgcccaggctggagtgcagtggccggatctcagctcactgcaagctccgcctcccgggtttacgccattctcccgcctcagcctcccgaatagctgggactacaggcgcccgccaccttgcccggctagttttttgtatttttttagtagagacggggtttcactgtgttagccaggatggtcttgatctcctgacctcgtgatccgcccgtctcggcctcccaaagtgctgggattacaggcgtgagccaccgcgcccggccacagcaAGGATACTTCTATCTGACCTCACCACTGAGCTCAGGCCACCCTGCTCAGGCACCAGAGGGAGGAACAGAGCAGACAAGGCAGGCATTCCTCACTCTAGCACTTATAAGCTGTGGGTCTTGAGCAAGTCCCTGGGCTatgagcctcacttttctcatctgtaaaaatgagggCAGTAATCCCGATCTTGCAGAGCAGCCATGAGGACTGGAGTGGGTAAGTAAGGCATCTGGCCCAGAGCCTAGCATGATGGAGTCTGAGGGGAGTGTTCAGTATCATCGCTACTCACCTTCTTCAGCGCAAAGGATGCTGTCTGGCCACCCCGCACCTCCTTGACAGGCATGCGCTTGCGATGGATGGATTTGACAGCAATGGACAGGAAGTTACCCAGGGGGTCTGGGCCCAGCAGCAGTGTGTCATTCAGCTTGATCAGGCCTCTCAGTGTTGTCCCCGACACCACTGTCCCCACACCCTGCCAAGGAGAAGACCCTGGCCTCATAAGTGCATCCCCAGCACAGACCCACCCCCTGATGCCACTGTAGGAAATGCCTACCCAGCCACCCGCCCAGAGCCACTCACCGGGACGGAGTAGGTGTCATCAATCTGAAACTCAGCAGGCTCCTCCTCCCTGTAGCTGGTGCGGGGGGAGAGGAGGTTGAGGAACATCTTCAGCAGATCTAGGTTCTCGCCTGTAACATTGGAGATCTGGAATATCGGGCACATCCtaagcagagggaggagaggaaggaagaaaggagagaggcgCTTAGGAGGCTAGCTCTGCTCTGACACAGGGCAGGGGCAGCAACAGGGCTCGAGGAGCAGATGCTGCTATTCATGACTCCACCTCTCCTTCTTCCGAGGGCTTGACCTCTCTGCCCTACCTAGCAAGTTCCTGGCTAGCCCTGCTCTGAGGCCTTCTTCTCTCACTCAGTTCTGTCTCTGACAcctgtcctctcctctctgtCCTCCACCTAGTTTGGAACCTCATGACTGCTTCTTCCTCAAGCACACGCATGCTTGCTTAAAATCCTTAACCGCCTTTCCGCTGCAGAGAAGACACTCCAAATCCCTCTCCCAACACACACAGCCCTTTGCTTGGGCTTGTAGCCATCTCTGCAGATTCACTTCTCACAAATTCCTATATTCCAGCCACACCAGAGAACTTTCCCTTCTCCTAAAACCTTGGCACTTTTCTGCCCTTGTGGATTTGCTCACTCTGACCTTCCTTCCTGAATTCTTTCCCTTTTACGCAACTACCAGGCCCTCTCACCCTTCAGAGCTCATCTCAAATACCACTTCTTCCGTGAAAGCCTTCCTGGGTGGACACTCTTGACTCCTCTGAGTTCCTGGAGAGCTTTTTCTCTGTTACACATGACTGCCTCTGATTTTTCATCGGAGTCCTGTAAATGGTCTCTATCGCTCCTACTCAGGGTGAATGAATTAAAATCCTTGAGATCAGGAATTATGCATTCCCCACAGCTCCTAGAATAGTGTCTGCACAGAATAGGCACTGGACAGTATCAACACACTCAAATGGGGCTGTCTGAAACGTGCCCCCTCTGCTGGCCAACTGATGGTACTGAGGACCACATCAGGGTAGAGGCACAGGCAAAAAGCCAGGCTGCTCTGGGCCTGGCACTATAGACCAAGCTCTGGGCGAAGAGGCAAAATTGGTAGAGTTCACCATTATCGAGACAGCATCTCTAACCAAGGAGCTGAACCCCTTGAGGACAAGGATTGTGTTCAATTCAACTCCGAATCCTCAACGTCTAGATGAAGAGTCTGGCAGAACAAAcatccagtaaatatttatggaatgaaagAACACATTAATGAGTAAATGCCAAAACTTATCTATGATTAGTGAGCTTTTGAGGAACAACAGTATAAAAAACTGAGTTACAAAAATGGCTGCATATTTACCATCCAGCAGCCAGGCAGGGCATTAAGTGCTCTAATGATTCATTTCTAACATTCACAGGAGCCCTACAGGGAAGGGaatgttattcccatttcacagataaggacaCTGAAGTCTCAGCCGGGATGCCAACCTCAGAAATGCCAGCACCTCACAATCTGGGTTACATGATATTGCCCCTGGGCAACAATGCTGGCTTGGGAGACCCTGGGCTAAGATCGGAAGCATCTATTTCTTCCGATCTCTGAATAGGAACAGGTGTTGATGTGGTGTTTTCACGAGACCTCATGCCCAAGCTGACAGCCACTCCAGGCCCATCACTCACTGTGGTCCTGCCTGCAAGGGTGCCTGTCTGAAGTGTGCGCTCCCTACCCGTTACCTTTCGGAGCTGAAGTTGGAGGCTGTGACAATCACATCATCCTTGCTCTGCACCAGCACGGGGATCTTCCGGCAGCCTGGTGACTTCAGCAGGCGCTGTAACAGCTTCAGGGTTTCTTAAAGGGTGAAATGGAACAGAATTAGGGGGACACAACCTTCTCTTTGGCCAGGCTTCCAGAGCAAGATGGGTCCACCCATTACTGATGCAAGCAGGAGACAGACACAGATAGATGGACCAGTATTAAATGCCACAATGCCTGGAGAAGCAAAAACGAGGATCAAAACTTTGGGTGCTGCTAGAGTAAGAAAAGCATAGATGGGGCCTCTTTTCTAGGGTTCTGCGTCTGAAACCTGGCAGATTTCTCTTATGTCTGGACGACCTGCCTCCTGTAAGCATGTGACTTGAGGGTCCccaagaaaaacaattcagttcACACTTCAGTTCTCAGAATGCAttatttcctggaaaaaaaaatctcatccaaCAAAAAGGATCTCTTAGACATTTAGAAGTCTACAGAGACCTTATTATGAGGCCTCCCAAAAGGatacttttcattattattattttttttttgagacggagtctcgctctgtcgcccagactggagtgcagtggcgcgatctccactcactgcaagctccgccttcccgggttcccgccattctcctgcctcagcctcccgagtagctgggactacaggcgcccgccaccgcgcccggctaatttttttttttttttgtatttttagtagagacggggtttcactgtgttagtcaggatggtctcgatctcctgacctcgtgatccgcccgtctcggcctcccaaagtgctgggattacaggcttgagccaccgaagGATACTTTTCTACAATCTTTAGCAGTGAGGGAAAAAGGCACGAAGGCCTAGTCCTGCAACCCTGTGTCAAAGCTTTGGTGGTAAAAGGTAATCAGACCCTCTGTCCAAACTTCCCCATATATATCCAGCTTAGCTGGTAGAGCCCAACTCCTTCTGCCTGAGGTTACCTGAAAAGAGATGCCAGATTCAGGAGCTCAAAATTTCTGCATTTGGAACCAGAAGGAACAAGGAAGAGGATAATTCTAGGCTGTGCTCAGACCAAGAACTATAGGGGAGGAAGTAGCAGAAGATTCTGGGCTGATGGAAATTCAGGCCAAGATCTAAGTACAAGACAAAGCAAGTTTCGCCTGCATGCATTGAAGATGGCAGCTGCTGTGGGAAGGCTGCTCCGACATGTGAGTGCCATTCCTTGGGGCATTTCTGCCACTGCAGCCCTGCTGCTTCTGGGAAGAATGAGCTTGACAAACATATTATGGTCTGGTTCTGGTCAAGCAAAATTCTTTAGCACCAGCTCCTCATAACATGCACCTGCTGTCACCCAGCATGCACCCTATTTAAGGGTACAGCCATTGTCAATAGAGAGTTCAAAGACCTAAGCCTTGATGACTTTAAGGGGAAATATTTGGTGCTCTTCTTCTATCCTTTGGATTTCACCTTCATGTTTCCTACAGAAATTGTTGCTTTTAGTGACAAAGCTAAGGAATTTCACGATGTGAACTGTGAAGTTGTTGTGGTCTCAGTGGATTCCCACTTTAGTTGCCTGGATAAATACACCAAGAAAGAATGGTGGTTTGGGCCACATGCACATCCCACTCTTGTCAGATCTAAGCAAACTTCCTGAGACTACGGTGTGCTGTTAGAAGGTCCTGGTCTTGCACTAAGAGGTCTCTTCATAACTGACCCCAATGGAGTCATCAAGCACTT from Macaca thibetana thibetana isolate TM-01 chromosome 10, ASM2454274v1, whole genome shotgun sequence harbors:
- the GTPBP1 gene encoding GTP-binding protein 1; the encoded protein is MAAERSRSAMDSPVPASMFAPEPSSPGAARAAAAAARLHGGFDSDCSEDGEALNGEPELDLTSKLVLVSPTSEQYDSLLRQMWERMDEGCGETIYVIGQGSDGTEYGLSEADMEASYATVKSMAEQIEADVILLRERQEAGGRVRDYLVRKRVGDNDFLEVRVAVVGNVDAGKSTLLGVLTHGELDNGRGFARQKLFRHKHEIESGRTSSVGNDILGFDSEGNVVNKPDSHGGSLEWTKICEKSTKVITFIDLAGHEKYLKTTVFGMTGHLPDFCMLMVGSNAGIVGMTKEHLGLALALNVPVFVVVTKIDMCPANILQETLKLLQRLLKSPGCRKIPVLVQSKDDVIVTASNFSSERMCPIFQISNVTGENLDLLKMFLNLLSPRTSYREEEPAEFQIDDTYSVPGVGTVVSGTTLRGLIKLNDTLLLGPDPLGNFLSIAVKSIHRKRMPVKEVRGGQTASFALKKIKRSSIRKGMVMVSPRLNPQASWEFEAEILVLHHPTTISPRYQAMVHCGSIRQTATILSMDKDCLRTGDKATVHFRFIKTPEYLHIDQRLVFREGRTKAVGTITKLLQTTNNSPMNSKPQQIKMQSTKKGPLTKRDEGGPSGGPAVGAPPPGDEASCLGAGQPAASSSLQPQPKPSSGGRRRGGQRHKVKSQGACVTPASGC